The proteins below are encoded in one region of Brassica napus cultivar Da-Ae chromosome A6, Da-Ae, whole genome shotgun sequence:
- the LOC106349465 gene encoding beta-galactosidase 14-like, translating into MKSRTIYLIGILLLISLCLKAGYAKEEKDDDENNKKKNKKGVTYDGTSLIINGKRELLYSGSVHYPRSTPDMWPSIIEKARVGRLNTIQTYVFWNVHEPEQGKWDFKGRFDLVKFIKLIHEKGLYVTIRLGPFIQAEWNHGGLPVWLREVPDVYFRTDNEPFKEHTERYVRKILGILKEEKLFASQGGPIILGQIENEYNAVRLAYKENGERYIKWAANLVESMNLGIPWVMCKQDNAPGNIINACNGRHCGDTFPGPKRPDMPSLWTENWTTQFRVFGDPTTNRRSEDIAFAVSRFFSKNGSHVNYYMYHGGTNFGRTSAHFVTTRYYDHAPLDEYGMEKDPKYGHLKHVHRALELCKKALLWGHPRFQKLGPDTEVRYYEQPGTNVCAAFLANNNTREPNTVKFKGQKFVLPSRSISILPDCKTVVYNTAQIVAQHSWRNFVKSEKSSKGLKFDMYSENVPSKLEGDTLIPGELYYLTKDKTDYAWYTTSIKIKEDDLPDKKGVKTILRVASLGHAAIVYVNGEYVGNKHGSHEMKSFVFKKPVKLKPGDNHISILGVLTGFPDSGSYMEKRFAGPRGASIIGLKSGERDLTENNHWGHLAGLEGEKKEVYTEQGSKKVKWVKNGERKPLTWYKTYFETPEGENTVAIRMNGMGKGLIWVNGIGIGRYWMSFLSPTGQPTQSEYHIPRTFMKKKEKNMLVIFEEEPGVKLEAIDFVLVNRDTICSFVEENYPASVKYWKRQGPNIVPRNKDMRLKSLIKCPPGKQIVSVEFASFGDPTGSCGNFTMGKCSASKSKEVVEKKCLGKSRCSIVVERETFEDKKCQDIVKTLAVQVKCEKKQGNEQKHKREDAEEEDDDEEEEEEEEKEREGNNQDLKDREKRKQDH; encoded by the exons atgAAGTCAAGAACAATATATTTGATAGGGATTCTGCTTCTAATTTCACTTTGTTTAAAGGCAGGCTatgcaaaagaagaaaaagatgatgatgagaataataagaaaaagaataagaaaGGAGTAACATACGATGGAACTTCGTTAATTATAAATGGAAAAAGAGAGCTTCTGTACTCAGGCTCTGTTCATTACCCTCGAAGCACACCAGAT atGTGGCCCAGTATAATAGAAAAAGCTAGAGTTGGGAGACTAAACACTATTCAAACTTATGTTTTCTGGAATGTGCATGAGCCTGAACAAGGAAAG TGGGATTTCAAAGGGAGGTTCGATCTTGTGAAGTTCATCAAGCTGATCCATGAGAAAGGTCTCTATGTTACTATCAGACTTGGACCCTTTATCCAAGCCGAATGGAACCACGG agGGTTGCCGGTTTGGCTACGCGAGGTCCCGGATGTTTACTTCCGTACAGATAATGAACCTTTCAAG GAGCACACAGAGAGATATGTGAGGAAAATACTTGGGATATTGAAAGAAGAGAAGCTGTTCGCTTCACAAGGAGGTCCCATCATCTTAGGACAG ATAGAGAACGAGTACAATGCGGTAAGGTTAGCATACAAGGAGAATGGAGAGAGATATATAAAATGGGCAGCGAATTTGGTGGAGTCGATGAATCTTGGAATCCCATGGGTTATGTGCAAACAAGACAATGCTCCTGGCAATATTATTAATGCTTGTAATGGAAGGCATTGCGGAGACACTTTCCCTGGACCAAAAAGACCCGATATGCCTTCCCTTTGGACCGAGAACTGGACTACTCA GTTTCGAGTTTTTGGGGATCCTACAACAAATAGAAGATCGGAGGATATTGCCTTCGCAGTTTCTAGATTCTTCTCTAAGAATGGATCTCATGTCAACTACTACATG TACCATGGTGGAACCAACTTCGGACGCACGTCTGCTCATTTCGTTACCACTCGTTACTACGACCATGCCCCACTTGACGAATACG GTATGGAGAAGGATCCCAAATACGGTCACCTGAAACATGTGCACAGAGCACTTGAACTGTGCAAGAAGGCACTCTTGTGGGGTCACCCTCGTTTCCAGAAACTTGGTCCCGACACCGAG GTTAGGTACTACGAGCAGCCAGGGACAAATGTCTGTGCGGCTTTCTTAGCGAACAACAACACAAGAGAACCCAATACTGTCAAATTCAAAGGTCAGAAGTTCGTTTTACCGTCTCGTTCCATCAGCATATTACCTGACTGTAAAACCGTCGTCTACAACACTGCGCAG ATAGTGGCACAGCACAGTTGgagaaattttgtaaaatcgGAGAAGAGCAGCAAAGGTCTAAAGTTTGACATGTATAGTGAGAATGTTCCTTCCAAACTCGAAGGTGATACCTTGATTCCTGGGGAGCTTTATTACTTAACCAAGGACAAAACTGATTATGCTTGGTACACCACCAG CATAAAGATTAAAGAAGATGACTTGCCAGACAAGAAAGGTGTTAAGACTATACTGAGAGTAGCGAGTCTTGGTCACGCGGCTATCGTTTACGTTAATGGAGAATACGTAGGGAATAAGCATGGAAGCCATGAAATGAAGAGCTTCGTATTCAAAAAACCGGTTAAACTTAAACCTGGAGATAACCACATTTCTATCTTGGGTGTACTAACCGGATTCCCT gaCAGCGGATCATACATGGAGAAGAGGTTTGCGGGTCCACGTGGTGCTTCCATCATCGGTTTGAAGTCGGGAGAGCGTGATTTAACCGAGAACAATCACTGGGGACATCTG GCGGGTTTAGAAGGTGAAAAGAAAGAGGTGTACACAGAACAAGGATCCAAGAAAGTCAAATGGGTGAAAAACGGCGAACGCAAGCCTCTTACGTGGTACAAG ACTTACTTTGAGACACCAGAGGGAGAGAACACGGTTGCGATTAGGATGAACGGAATGGGAAAAGGATTGATTTGGGTGAACGGGATTGGGATAGGCAGATACTGGATGTCTTTCCTTTCTCCTACTGGACAGCCAACTCAATCCGA GTATCATATACCAAGAACTTTCAtgaagaaaaaggagaagaatATGCTTGTCATTTTCGAAGAAGAACCAGGGGTGAAACTTGAAGCTATTGATTTTGTGTTAGTGAATAGAGACACGATATGTAGTTTTGTAGAAGAGAATTATCCAGCTTCAGTGAAATATTGGAAGAGACAGGGGCCTAATATAGTTCCAAGAAACAAAGATATGAGGTTGAAGTCGCTCATCAAATGTCCACCTGGGAAACAGATTGTTTCCGTAGAATTTGCAAGTTTTGGAGATCCCACAGGATCTTGTGGAAATTTCACAATGGGAAAGTGCTCTGCATCCAAGTCCAAAGAAGTGGTGGAAAAG aaatGTTTGGGAAAGAGCCGTTGTTCAATAGTAGTAGAAAGAGAGACATTTGAAGACAAAAAGTGTCAAGATATAGTTAAGACGCTGGCAGTGCAAGTGAAGTGTGAGAAGAAACAGGGAAATGAGCAGAAACATAAGAGAGAAGATGCTGAAGAGGAAgacgatgatgaagaagaagaagaagaagaagaaaaggaaagagagggaAACAATCAAGATTTAAAAGATAGGGAAAAGCGAAAACAAGATCATTAA
- the LOC106349468 gene encoding heavy metal-associated isoprenylated plant protein 26, with product MGVLDHVSEMFDCSHGHKIKKRRQLQTVEIKVKMDCEGCERKVRRSVEGMKGVSSVSLEPKAHKVTVVGYVDPNKVVSRMAHRTGKKVELWPYVPYDVVAHPYAAGVYDKKAPSGYVRRADDPGVSQLARASSTEVRYTTAFSDENPAACVLM from the exons atgggTGTTCTGGATCATGTCTCTGAAATGTTTGATTGCTCTCACGGGCACAAGATTAAAAAGCGCAGACAGTTGCAG ACGGTGGAGATCAAAGTGAAGATGGACTGCGAAGGCTGCGAGCGTAAAGTGCGGCGGTCCGTGGAAGGAATGAAGGGTGTATCCTCTGTCTCGCTGGAGCCCAAAGCCCACAAAGTCACTGTGGTCGGCTACGTCGATCCCAACAAGGTGGTGTCCCGTATGGCTCACAGGACCGGCAAGAAGGTTGAGCTCTGGCCCTATGTGCCTTACGACGTCGTGGCTCATCCTTACGCTGCTGGAGTCTACGACAAGAAGGCACCCTCCGGTTATGTGCGAAGAGCCGATGACCCTGGAGTCTCGCAGCTAGCTCGTGCTAGCTCCACCGAGGTCCGCTACACTACCGCTTTTAGCGATGAAAATCCAGCAGCTTGTGTGCTCATGTGA
- the LOC106349469 gene encoding trafficking protein particle complex subunit 2-like protein gives MIVCVAVVGHQNNPLYIQSFTEAEDALKLHHIVHCSLDVIDERVNNPSKSGTTLNEAFLGLLYPALNYKVYGYLTNTKVKFIMVTTDLDVRDTDVRSFFRKFHAAYVDAVSNPFHVPGKKITSRTFSESVTNIVTSYSFN, from the exons ATGATCGTCTGCGTCGCCGTCGTCGGCCACCAG AACAATCCGCTTTACATACAGAGCTTCACGGAAGCTGAAGATGCGCTTAAGCTCCACCACATCGTCCACTGCTCCCTCGATGTCATCGATGAGCGAG TGAACAATCCGAGCAAGTCAGGAACGACATTGAACGAGGCATTTCTAGGTCTGCTATACCCAGCACTCAACTACAAAGT GTATGGTTACTTGACTAATACAAAAGTGAAGTTCATCATGGTCACTACTGATTTGGATGTCAGAGACACCGATGTCCGAAGT TTCTTCAGGAAGTTCCATGCCGCATACGTGGATGCCGTCTCAAACCCTTTCCATGTTCCTGGCAAAAAGATCACTTCCCGAACCTTCTCCGAATCCGTTACCAACATTGTTACCTCTTACTCTTTCAACTGA